From the Terriglobales bacterium genome, the window CCCGTGGAAGGACGGCAAGACGGTATTTCGCGCCAGCCTAGGGATGTTCTACGACAACCCACTGCTGGGGCTGAGCTTTCTGGGCAATGCGACCGACGGGGTAGGCACGCCGCAGTTGCTGTTGTTCGGAGGCACGCCCTGCTCCACGGTAGCGCCGCCGGTGCCTTCGCTGACGCTCAACGCGACCAACGTGTTCCAGGGAATCCTGAGTCGACCGACCTGCCTGGGTGCGGCGGCGGCGGGCAATATGGGATACCTGCCGGGCGAGCAGCGCTTCGACCCGTTCTTCGCCAATTCTACGTTCATTAACCAGAACTACCTGAACCCAGCGACCTTCCAGCCGCTGCTCTCGCAGCCCTTCGGCTTTCCCACCGGCAAGGGATTCGAGCATGCATATGCGGAACAGGCGGGAGTTTCCTTCGAGCACGACTTTGGTGGCAACTTCGCGCTGACGCTCTCCTACAACTACACGCACGGCGTGCATCTGAACCGGCCCATCAATGCCAACCCGGTGCGGGGCGACCTGCTGGTGCAGAACTGGTTCAATGCCGTGAACGCCGGCCTAATCCCGGTCACCACCTCTCCGCTGTCGGTGACAAGCTGCGGTGTTTTTCCCACAGGCGGTGGACCGGTGAACGTAGTGCCGGCGTCGCTGGTGAGCTTCTTCCGTCCCTCCGGCATCAACCCCTCGATGGCACCGGTGTTCGGAGGCCCGTGCACAGCCTTTGCCAGCGGAGTGATCGCCGCCGAAGGCTTGGGGCTGGGCGTGACCGTGCCCTTCAGCGACATGGTGGCCAACTTCTCCAACGGGAGCTCGGTGTACCACGGCCTGACGGCGCAGATGCGCAAGCGCTTCAGCCGCAAGTACGAGTTCCTGGCGTCGTACACCTGGTCGCACACCATCGACGACTCCACCGACCTGCAATCGCTACTCGCCCCGCAGGACAGCTTCTTCCCCTTCAAGGAGCGGGCCAGCTCCACCTTCGACCAACGGCACCGGCTGGTGCTGAGCGGCGTGTACCAGAGCGGAAAGCTCTCGGGAGACGGCTTCTTCAGCAAGTTATTCAGCAACTGGACGGTGGCGCCCATCATTGAGGTAGGGTCGGGCCGGCCGTTCACCATCCTGACGGCGGAGCCGGTGAACTTCCAGTTCTCGCCCAACACGGCGCGACCCAACGTGGTGCCGGCGGGCACGGCCACGAACGCGTGCGGCTTCCCGGCGCAGCCCTCGTCCCTCTCGCCCAGCGGATTCTTCCAGACCCCGTGCTTCGTTAATGCGGCGCTTTCCAGGAACATCACCCTGGAGGCGCTGGACGGCAACCTGCCGCGCAACTCGGCGCGGCGTCCGTACACGGTGTTCACCGACTTCCGTGTGGCGCGGCGCTTCCACGTAACCGAGCGGCTGAAGCTGGACGCCATGACCGACATGTTCAACCTCATCAACCGCTTCAACGTGGCGGACGTCAGCGTGCTGTGCTCCTCCACCTCGTGCAACGCGGGGCAGCCTGTGGCGTCGTTCGACCCGCGGCAGTTCCAGTTCGGGCTGAAGCTTTCCTGGTAGTCGGAGCAGAGATTCAGACCGGGGCCTCGGCGAATGCCGGGGCCCGTTGTTTTGCGGGGGAGAGGGCCGGGCGCGCTTCTGCTGGGCTATGATGAGTTGCCTCTGAGGAATCCATGAGTCGCCGCCTAACCGCCGTCGGCGTCCGCAAAGCGCGCGCCGACTCCACTCACTGCGTCCATGCAGGCGAGGAGCGCCACGGGCAGCGGGCGTCCCTGGCCACCGACATCGCCCAGACCGCGGTCTTCGTCCTGCCGGAGCTGGACGCGCTGCGCCGCATCTCCGAGGGGAAGGATCAGGGCTACATCTACACCCGCTACGCCAACCCCACCACCGAGGCGGCGGAGAAAAAGATCGCGGCGCTCGAGGGCGGCGACGGCTGCGTCGTGACGGCGAGCGGCATGGCAGCCATCCTGGTGACGGTGCTGGCCACCTGCCGGGCGGGCGACGAGATCGTCTCCATGCTCGACATCTATGGAGGCACGCTCAAGCTCTTCGAGGACGTGCTGGCGCGCTTCGGGATCCGCACGCGCTTCGTCCCGTACAAAGACCTGGGCAAGCTTCCGCGGTTCTTCAGCAAGAACACTCGCATGCTGTTCCTGGAGACGCCCACCAACCCCACACTGCGCTGCGTGGACGTCGCGAAGCTGGCGGCCGTGGGGCGGAAGCGCCGGGCGTGCGTGGTGGTAGACAATACCTTCGCCACGCCTATCCTGCAGAAGCCGCTGGAGCTGGGCGCGGATGTGGTTGTGCACTCGGCCACCAAGTACCTGGGCGGGCACAGCGATGTGACAGCGGGCGCCATCGTGGGCTGTGCTGTATTCATCAAAGAAGCACGGCAAGCCATGCTGCAATCCGGGGCATCGCTGGCGCCGTTGGCTTCGTACCTGCTCACTCGTGGACTGAAGACGCTGGAGCTGCGGGTGGAGCGCGCCTGCCGCAGCGCGGAGCGCATCGCCGAGGCGCTGCGCCGCCATCCCAAGGTGCGGCGGGTGATGTATCCCGGATTTCCCGAGAACGAAGGCCACGAGGCCGCCCGGCGGCAGATGCGCGACTTCGGGATGATGGTGGCCTTGGAGATGAAAGGCGGCGGCCCCGCCGCGGAGCGGTTCATCGACGGGCTGAAGCTCTGGTACCTGGCCACCAGCCTGGGCGGGGTGGAATCCACGGTCTCCTATCCGCTGCTTTCCTCGCACGTGGGGACCTCGCGCGAGCGGCTGCGACTGATGGACGTCTCGGAAGCGACGGTGCGGCTTTCCGTCGGCATCGAGGATGCACAGGACCTGATCGCCGACCTGCGTCAGGCCCTGGCGCGAGCGTAAGCGCATTTTCCTTCGTGGTTCGCGTGACCTTGGCGCGATTGACCCGTCAAATCAGAGCATAGTACGATGCGGCTACTTCGATTCTCCTCGACTCTGGTTCGGCCACACTGGGCCGCTGACTCTCTGAGGTTATGACGCTGCGCAAACCGTACTTGCTCTTGCCCGTTCTTGGCGGCCTGGTCCTGGGGCTTTCCTCCTGCGAGACCGCGGAGAGCAAGCGGCACACCGCCACGCCGCCGCCCGCGGCTACCGCGCCCGCGCTCACCGCATCCCCGGCGCCTGATCCGCCTGCCAAGCCGCAAGAGAAGCCGGCTCCCAAGGCGGACCCGGTCGAAGCCCTCATCGCGCAGGCGGAGAAGGAGTACAAGGCTGGACAGGAGAACTACAGCGCGGGGCACCTGGATGCCGCGAAGCAGAACTTTGACCGCGCCGTGACCCTGCTGCTGGAGGGTCCGGTGCCGGTGAGCTCCGACCGGCGGCTGCAGCGCGAGTTCGAGAAGATTGTGGAGGGAGTCCATGGACTGGAGCTGCTGGCGCTGAAGGAAGGCGACGGCTTCAACGAGCAAAAGGCGGAACCGGCGCCCATCGACGAAGCCAGCGAAGTCACCTTCCCGGTGGATCCGAACTTCGCCAACCGGGCCACGGCGGACGTGAAGTCCACGCCGTCCGACCTGCCGCTGGTGATGAACGACATCGTGGCCAGCTACGTGAACTTCTTTTCCCGCAGCCCCAAGGGGCATGGCACGGCGGTGCATTCGCTCACGCGCGCCGGGCGCTATCGCGAGATGATCTCGCGCATCCTGAGGGAAGAGGGCGTTCCGCAGGATCTGATCTACCTGGCGCAAGCCGAATCCGGGTTCAAGAACCTGGCGCTCTCGCGCGCCGGGGCGCGGGGCATGTGGCAGTTCATGGCCGGGCGCGCCAGCGAGTACGGCCTGGAGCGCAACTGGTGGGTGGACGAGCGCCAGGACCCGGAGAAGGCCACGCGGGCTGCGGCCCGCCACCTAAGGGACCTGTACACGCAGTTTGGGGACTGGTACCTGGCGCTGGCGGCGTACAACTCCGGCCCGGGGAACGTGCAGAAGGGCGTGGAGCGCACCGGCTACGCCGACTTCTGGGAGCTCTATCGCCGGGACGCCCTGCCCCGTGAGACCAAGAATTACGTGCCCATCATCATCGCCGCCACCATCGTGGCCAAGAATCCAGCACAGTACGGCCTGGACAACGTCATCCCGGAGGTCGCGCCGGAGGTGGATACGGTCACGGTGGACTATCCCGTGGACCTGCGACTGGTGGCGGCGTGCGTGGACGGCTCAGTGGAGGTTCTGCAGGAGCTGAACCCCAGCCTGCTGCGCATGACCACGCCCAAGCAGGCCTCCTTCGACCTGAAGCTGCCCGGCGGCACGGCGGAGAAATACCAGGCGGCAATCGCCGCCATCCCGGTAGACAAGCGAGTGTCGTGGCGCTACTACAAAGTCGCCCCCGGCGACACGCTGCAGAGCGTGGCAAAACGATATCGAACGAGCGCGGCCGCCATCACCGACGCCAACGACCTGGAGGGCGGCGAACTCGCGCCCGATAGCAAGCTGATCCTGCCGATGGCGCCGGGCCGCAGTCTGGATGATCCCGAGCACATGGCCTTCTCCAAGCGGCCGACCCGCTACCGCGCCCGCAAGGGCGACACGGTGCTCTCCGTAGCCGACGACTTCGGCGTCCCCCCTGCGAACCTGCGCAAGTGGAACCACCTCAAAGGCAACGAGTTGCGCAAGGGCCGCGCGCTGGTGATCTATCGCCCGGCAGGGGAGAGCGAGGCCGGTGGCAGCTCGGGGAAACCCTCCAAGTCCCGCAACAAGAGCGGGTTGCAAACCTCCCAGGGCGGGAAGCAGGTCCACATCGTCAAGCCGGGCGAGACCCTCTTCAGCATCGCGGCCGCCAACAACACTACGGTCGAGGCGCTGCGCCGCGACAACCGGCGGGCCCCCACTCACCTGCAGCCCGGCGACAAGCTGGTCATCCACCGCGAGCCCTGAGCGGTTGACAGGCGAAGCGCGGTTGCTATAATCCGCGCCGGTTTGCGCGCAGGCGGTTTTCCGGCCTATAGTGGCCTCTCGCCGCGCTACCGCTCAGCCACAGAACCCGGCTGCGATTGCAGGAGGAGACATGAGCTTCCCCGACGAGACCCTCTACAGCCGCAACGATGACGACATGGAGGACTACGGCGACATCGGCGCCTACGACGACTCCGTGGAAGAGGAGTACGAAGAAGAGGAAGAGGAGGAGATGGGCGAACCTGCGGCCCTGACCCCCCGCGGCGGCGCCATGACTCCGGTCGCCCGCGGCACTGTGACTCCCAGCATCAGCAAGCCGGCGGGCGCTCCCCCGCGCCAGGCGGCCCCGAAGAAAAAGGCGGCCAAGAAGAAAAAGAAGAGCGGGAGGAAGAAGCCCAAGAGGTCCACGCGTCGCGGGCACAAGAAGCCGGCGAAGAAACGCGGGAAAAAGAAAGCCGCGAAGAAGAAAAAGGCCGGGTGACGCCGCTGAAAGCCTTCTAGCAAACAAAAGACCGCGGCCAAGAGCCGCGGTTTTTCATTTCTCCTGACAGCTTCAGGTCTCGATGGTCACGTGGCAGACGCGGCCGACGATGTAGTCGGCGAAGGTCTTGTCCTCCTCGATGGTGATCACGTCCACGGGATAGGCCTGGTTGTGGGGGCGCAGCACCAGGTTCTTGCCCGCCAGCTCCAGGTACTTCACGGTGCAGCCGCCCTCCTTCTTCACCGCGTACATATTCTGCTCGCTCTTGCGGTAGGGCTTGAGCGAGTTGTAGTGGCGGTCCACCAGCACGGTGGCGCCGGGGAGCAGGCGGGGATACATGCTCACGCCGTCGCGGGCGTCCACCTTGACCAGCACGAAGCGGCGCCAGTCGTCGCGCACCGTCTCCGGCTCGGCCCGCAGCTTCTGCAGGAAACTCTTCTTGAACTTGAGGATGTCCTTCACGTTCTCGTTGGTGATCAGGGGCTCGCCCGCGGCTACCTCGCCCTCCACCAGGAGCACGTTCTCGAACTCGCCCTCGGTGGGGGGCAGAATGCTGGCGCGCTTGTTGATCTCGTCCGGGTCGAGCAGGTCGAGCGCGGACATGTGCTGCACCGTCAGCACCTTATCCATGCCGGCGATGCTCAACTGCCGCTTGCGGTTCAGGAAGTTGGAAATGTGCGCCTGCTTGAAGCCGGTCTGCTGGGCCAGCCTCAGGCCGGTGAGCTCGCCCGCCTCGATGCGCGCCCACAGCGCCTTACGAAGGTTCTCCTGCATCGCCTTGACTTTCATGCCCTGTTTATAACAGATGGCTATATGGCATGCAAGTCTAATAACGCAAAGGGAATTAAGTTATTGACAAGCGGCTCGCTGGCGCATATACATGTAGCTATACCGCCTGAGCGAGCTGTTCCTGGAGGCAGAACTGCTCCGCCCTCTTCCCTGTTAAGCAGCCCGTCATCAACTTTACGGGTGTCATGGCTGGGGGGCGGCCCTGAGGCGTATAATCCGCGCCGCCATGACAACAAAGTGCTGGGGCGTGGAGTGTTTCAACTGCCGCGCAAAAATCGTAGTCGGCACATACCCGGTGACCGACCCCCACGAAGTTATTGACGCTCAACTCCCTAAGTCTCCGATTCCCTGTTCACAAGTGTGGCGAGGGGA encodes:
- a CDS encoding aminotransferase class I/II-fold pyridoxal phosphate-dependent enzyme, which produces MSRRLTAVGVRKARADSTHCVHAGEERHGQRASLATDIAQTAVFVLPELDALRRISEGKDQGYIYTRYANPTTEAAEKKIAALEGGDGCVVTASGMAAILVTVLATCRAGDEIVSMLDIYGGTLKLFEDVLARFGIRTRFVPYKDLGKLPRFFSKNTRMLFLETPTNPTLRCVDVAKLAAVGRKRRACVVVDNTFATPILQKPLELGADVVVHSATKYLGGHSDVTAGAIVGCAVFIKEARQAMLQSGASLAPLASYLLTRGLKTLELRVERACRSAERIAEALRRHPKVRRVMYPGFPENEGHEAARRQMRDFGMMVALEMKGGGPAAERFIDGLKLWYLATSLGGVESTVSYPLLSSHVGTSRERLRLMDVSEATVRLSVGIEDAQDLIADLRQALARA
- a CDS encoding LysM peptidoglycan-binding domain-containing protein, with translation MTLRKPYLLLPVLGGLVLGLSSCETAESKRHTATPPPAATAPALTASPAPDPPAKPQEKPAPKADPVEALIAQAEKEYKAGQENYSAGHLDAAKQNFDRAVTLLLEGPVPVSSDRRLQREFEKIVEGVHGLELLALKEGDGFNEQKAEPAPIDEASEVTFPVDPNFANRATADVKSTPSDLPLVMNDIVASYVNFFSRSPKGHGTAVHSLTRAGRYREMISRILREEGVPQDLIYLAQAESGFKNLALSRAGARGMWQFMAGRASEYGLERNWWVDERQDPEKATRAAARHLRDLYTQFGDWYLALAAYNSGPGNVQKGVERTGYADFWELYRRDALPRETKNYVPIIIAATIVAKNPAQYGLDNVIPEVAPEVDTVTVDYPVDLRLVAACVDGSVEVLQELNPSLLRMTTPKQASFDLKLPGGTAEKYQAAIAAIPVDKRVSWRYYKVAPGDTLQSVAKRYRTSAAAITDANDLEGGELAPDSKLILPMAPGRSLDDPEHMAFSKRPTRYRARKGDTVLSVADDFGVPPANLRKWNHLKGNELRKGRALVIYRPAGESEAGGSSGKPSKSRNKSGLQTSQGGKQVHIVKPGETLFSIAAANNTTVEALRRDNRRAPTHLQPGDKLVIHREP
- a CDS encoding S24 family peptidase is translated as MKVKAMQENLRKALWARIEAGELTGLRLAQQTGFKQAHISNFLNRKRQLSIAGMDKVLTVQHMSALDLLDPDEINKRASILPPTEGEFENVLLVEGEVAAGEPLITNENVKDILKFKKSFLQKLRAEPETVRDDWRRFVLVKVDARDGVSMYPRLLPGATVLVDRHYNSLKPYRKSEQNMYAVKKEGGCTVKYLELAGKNLVLRPHNQAYPVDVITIEEDKTFADYIVGRVCHVTIET